The Marivirga salinae DNA window GCTGCTTATGTTGCATTAAATCACCCTATGGTGGGAGGATTAGATAATTTATTAACACATGAAAACGTAGTGGATAAGCTATCTTTTTTCCCTTCTTTCTCCAACCATGAAATGTGGGTTATGTTGTTGATTATTCCGCTACTAGTGCAATGGTGGAGCACTTGGTATCCTGGTGCTGAACCAGGCGGTGGTGGATATATTGCTCAGCGGATGTTTGCCGCTAAAAATGCGGATCATTCTATAAAAGCAGTGTTATTTTTCAATGTAGCGCATTACGCCATCCGTCCATGGCCTTGGATAATTGTAGCACTTTGTTCAATTATTGTTTTTCCTGATTTAGATAGTTTTGCAAAAGCTTTTCCAGCTGTAAACTCAGGAGTTGCCACGCATGATATGGGATATCCTGCTATGTTGACTTTTATTCCTGCAGGATTATTAGGCTTGGTGGTCACCTCATTAGTGGCTGCTTATATGAGTACAATTTCCACTCACTTGAATTGGGGTTCTTCTTATTTGGTAAATGATGTTTATAAAAGATTCATCAACCCTAAAGCTACCGAAGGAAAGCAAGTTTTATTGGGAAGGTTATTAACGGTGGTTTTAATGATTTTCAGTATGCTGATGGCACTAGTTTTAGAAAATGCCCTGCAAACCTTTGAAATTCTCTTGCAAATTGGTGCTGGTACTGGCTTAATTTACATTCTTAGATGGTTTTGGTGGAGAGTGAATGCTATAAGTGAAATAGTAGCCATGGTGGTCAGTTTCTTAATTGCGCTCTATTTTGCCTTTGCAGATCAGCCTTTTGGCTTTGAGGAATTATTATCTTGGCAAAAATTAATCATAGGAGTTAGCATTACAACAGTAAGTTGGGTAACAGCTAGTTTTCTGACACAAAAAACTACTGATGAACAATTAGCAAATTTCCTCAATAAAGTAAATCCTGGTGGCCCGGGTTGGAAGAAAATCATAGCAAGATTATCTGCAAAAGGTTTGATTCAGCCGAAAACTCAAAAATGGAAAGTTCCCACTGGTATTATTTGCATGATAGCCGGAAGCATGGGTGTTTATGGCTTTCTATTTAGTACTGGACTTTTTATTTATGGAGAAATATTAAAAGCAAGTGGTTTATTGCTATTTAGTATACTTTGTGGTTTTGTGATATTTAAACTTTATCCGAAAATTATCGCTGAGGATTAATCGGTTGCTTTCCAATTAAAATCTGGAAGAACATCTTAAAATCGGATGCCAAACTCCAAAGTGGATAAGTGAAAGTTGCAGGTTTGTTTTTTTCAAAAAAGAAATGACCTACCCAAGCAAATCCATAGCCCACTACTGGAATCAAGGCTAATCCCCAATAAGTTTGGGTGATTAATGCCCAAGCTAATACTCCAAAAAGCAAAGCAGTTCCTGTGAAATGCAGTTTCCTGCAAGTAGGATCTTGATGTTCACTTAGATAATACGGATAAAATTCTTTAAAGCTTTTGTATTTTCTCTCTGCCATGATTCAAATTATTTGCACATAATTTAGTCAAATAATAGAAATTTTAAAAATCACATATATACTTAAGCTTTTTGACTATCATATAACTAAAGGCTAATCATCCCTTTTAAAAATTCGGTTTAATAACTCCATATACTTTAATAAAAATATCCAAAGGAGTTTATCTTTCTAATATCACTACAGGCAATGTTAGCGGTTTGATCTTATTTTGTTTAAGATATCAGCTGTAATTATTCTATTTGTATAAGAATTAATTGTAAGCCTTACATTTCTTGCAGTATTTGTTATATAAATATTTTTACCAATTTTATGAAATTCTGACTCATCTGTTTCTTTGATGATTTCAAAAATCATTTTTTCAACTTTATCCTTTGACAGTTCTTTGTTGAGTTTCTTGTTAATTCTTTCATAAACAAGGTCAGTATAACAAACTTTAGATAAAATTTCTGCTTTATAATTGTTCACACCTTCTTTTTATTATTATTTATCTGTATTTATAGTTGAATAAATATCAATTTCCGAATTCGGTTTATTCCATTGAAATCTAAAATCATATTTTTCAAAGTGAATAAACCCTACATTCATTTGGTCTTCAATTTTCAAATTTGACTTTTGTAAAATGATTTTATAAATATCGTAAAGCGTTTGTTAAATGATTACTATCCTTTTAAAACTTTAGCCGCTTCTTTAGCAAAATAACTTAAAATCACATCTGCTCCAGCTCTTTTGATGCTCAATAAACTTTCCATCATGGTGGCTTCTCCATCAAGCCAACCTCTTTCTGCTGCTGCTTTTATCATACTGTATTCTCCACTTACATTATAAGCAGCTATTGGTAATTCATTATTTTCTTTAAGCAAATGAATGACATCCAAATAAGCTAAGGCTGGTTTCACCATCAAGAAATCTGCCCCTTCTTGTGCGTCCAGTTCCGCTTCAATTAAAGCTTCATATTTATTGGCAGGATTCATCTGATAGGTTTTCTTATCCCCTGATTTTGGGGCTGAATCCAATGCATCACGGAAAGGGCCATAAAATGCAGAAGCATATTTCGCACAATAGCTCATAATGGAGGTGTTTTCAAATCCATTATCATCCAAAACCTCACGGATATATTCCACTCTGCCATCCATCATATCGGAAGGTCCAATTATATCTATGCCAGTTTCAGCTTGAGCCAATGCCATATCCGCTAAAACATCTAAAGTTTCATCATTGAGGATATTACCATTTTCATCTACAATACCGTCATGCCCATCAGTGCTGTACGGATCCATGGCTACATCTGTCATAATGCAAGCTTCGGGAAATTTGGCTTTAATTTCTTTTAAGGCTTTCAAATAGAAAAAATTCTCGTCTGCACTCTTAGTCGCCATTTTATCTTTATGTTTCTCCTCCACCACAGGGAAAATATCAAAAGCTTTAATGCCTAATTTCAGACACTCTTCAATTTCTTTTAACATTAAATCTACTGTAAAACGATAGATTCCAGGCATACTGCTCACCTCTACTTTTTTATTTTGACCTTCCAGTAAGAATAATGGAAAGATAAAATCTTTGGTAGTTAATGTTGTTTCCTCCACCATTTCACGGATGGCTGCAGACTTACGATTTCTTCTCGGACGTATTAACATAAATATTGCTTTTTATTACCTCAAAGTTACGATTTTATGAAATGGAAATTGGAATCAGATTTGAAAAATCATATGATCACGAATATTTTTAGACAATAAAAAATAAAATCCCCTATATGACAGATTGTTTCTATTTTCCGATTTACCTTCTACTTTTGTGAAAGTTCTAAAAGTGAAAAATATGCGTTCATTAATAATCATCATTTCTGTTATGACAATCAGTGCTTGTCAGCAAATCTCTCAGGAAAAGACTTCAAGTGCTGATGAAAAACTTTCCATGCAATTAGGTAATGCTACGGTATGGTTTCAGCAATCTGCAGAAATGGAAGCTTCATTCCTTCAGGCTTATGACAAAGGCAAAATGCTATTGAAAATTAAAATGGACACACTTTCAAATTCTGGATTAAAGCCTGCAGTGGTTTTAGATTTGGACGAAACTGTTTTGGATAACAGTCCATATGAAGCAAGATTATTTTTAGAAGGTGAAAATTATGGTTCTGAAAGCTGGGAAAACTGGTGCAAGGAAGCCCAAGCTGATGCATTACCAGGTGCTGTAGATTTCCTAAATTTTGCTGATAGTTTAGGATTAAAAATATTTTATATTTCTAATAGAAAAATAGGTGTTTTCGAACCTACTTTGAAGAATTTGAAAATCCTAAAATTGCCTCAAGCTGAAAAAGACCATCTTTTATTACGTACTACTAAAAGTGACAAAACTGAAAGAAGGGTAATGGTAAAAGCTGACCATCAAATCTTATTATATGTAGGCGATAATTTAACAGATTACAGTCAAAAATTTGCAGAAAGAGATTCTGTTTTAGGTAAAGATTTGGTTAAAAAACATCAAAAAGAATTATTGCACAATTTCATTATGCTGCCTAACCCTATGTATGGCGAATGGGAGTCTGCGGTTTATGGAAATGATTTCTCTAAAACAGCAAAGGAAAAATTAGACTTGAGACAAAAAGTTTTGGATACTAAATTATGAATTTAATTTTTTAGAAGTCTAATACTTCTTTTAAAGTAACTAGATATGGTTCTAACAATAAATTCAACCCATATATAAAATAAATTTCTTCAAGTTAAGTAATTTTCATATTTTGTATAAATTTATTTACAAATATGGAGATTCGTTGTACTTTAATCATATTCCTCAACCTACTCTTTGCTATTCCAAGTGAGGCTTTTGCCCAAAATGAAAGCTGGGAAGAAGCAAAAAAGAAAAAAAGTGCCACACTAGATCTTCATTGGTTTGTTTCACAGCCATTTATTTACAAAGACAAATCAGAAAAATTAACAGGGCTAGAAGTGGAAATTTTTCAAGAATTCAAGAAATATGTAAAAGCAACTCATCAAGTAGAAATTAATCTAAATTGGGTAGAATCAAAAAGCTTTGGTAGTATCCTCAATGATATTGAAACCTCAAAAAAACCAAACTGCTTTGGAGTATCAGCCTTTTCTATAACAGAAGAACGCAAACAAAAACTTAAGTTCACGCAAGCCTATTTGTCTGATGTAGCAGTTTTAGTTTCAAGTGAAGGAACTCCAATAGTTCGGACACTGGAAGAAATCAACAATTTGATGAAGGGAATGACTGCTGTTACAATAGAAGGAACAACTTACGAAAAATTCTTATCTGATTTAAAGCAACAATTGAATCTCGATTTTCAAACTAAATATATTAGAAGTGATGAAAATATATTGGATGCCATAAGCAAAGCCGATAACCGTTTTGGCTTTATTGATCTCCCAATATATTTAATGCTAATAAAAAATGGAGGTAATTTAACAAGACAAAACTTCTTTACTGTTAAAGGTAATGGCTATGCTTTTATTATGCCAAAATCATCTGACTGGAATACTATATTTAATGACTTCTTGGGAGACCCTAAAACTAAAGCAAAGCTTGCAGATATAACTGCAAAATATATGGGATTAGAACTTTATAAATTCATGGAAGGAATATATGAAGAAGAAAATTTAAGGGCTTCCATCCTAACTAAGGAAAAAGAATTGCAATTAGAGCAATTGAGGAATACAAATCTTTTATTAGAAAAAGAAAAAAACACACAGCTAACATTTATCATTATTACGGTTATCACTTCCATTCTACTTGCCATCATTTTCATTCTGTTTTACAGGGAACAAAAAATCTCCAATCTCTTAAGTCGAAAGAATAAACAAATTGAGCACCAGCAACGGAGCATCCAAAGTAAAAATGAACAGCTATACAATCGTAATCTGCAGCTTACCAGTCTTAATGAAGAAAAGAATAATTTGGTAAAAATTTTAGCGCATGATCTTAGGTCACCAATCAATCAAATAACTGGCTTACTCGATATTTTAAAATTAAGCCATAAAAATTTTAATAATGAAGATGAAAACATAATTCATCAAGCTCAGGATTCAGCTCAAAGATTAAATCAAATGATAACCAAAATACTAGATTTCGATGCACTAGAAGGAAATCGAATGAAAGTAATGCGGGAAGAAATTGATGTTAGAGACCTTTTTGATAAAGTAGAGAAAGAATTAGAAGTTACTGCAATAAAAAAAGACACTAGAATTTATTATCAACTAAAGGAAAATATTCAATTTGAATCAGATCATTTATTCCTAACCCAGATATTAGAAAACATCATAGTAAATGCAATAAAATTTTCAGACCCTGCAAGCGAAATTTTTGTTTCCGCTGAAAAGAAAAAAGATAGAGTCCTATTTTCTATAAAAGATCAAGGACCAGGTTTAACAGAGGAAGATAAGTCACTTATTTTCAAGAAATTTCAGAAATTAAGTGCTCAACCAACAGCTGGGGAAAATTCAACTGGACTGGGATTATCTATCGTTAAAAAATATGTAGATTTATTGAATGGAGAGGTTTGGGTTGAATCAGAGAAAGGAAAAGGAAGCACTTTTTTTGTAGCGCTTCCTAATAATTAGATTCACACAGCATTATTTCCAAAATCACTTAAATATTTCCTGTGTCTGTATGCTTTGTATAGTTTATTGTCTATGTTCCTCTAGT harbors:
- a CDS encoding DUF3781 domain-containing protein, encoding MNNYKAEILSKVCYTDLVYERINKKLNKELSKDKVEKMIFEIIKETDESEFHKIGKNIYITNTARNVRLTINSYTNRIITADILNKIRSNR
- a CDS encoding ATP-binding protein produces the protein MEIRCTLIIFLNLLFAIPSEAFAQNESWEEAKKKKSATLDLHWFVSQPFIYKDKSEKLTGLEVEIFQEFKKYVKATHQVEINLNWVESKSFGSILNDIETSKKPNCFGVSAFSITEERKQKLKFTQAYLSDVAVLVSSEGTPIVRTLEEINNLMKGMTAVTIEGTTYEKFLSDLKQQLNLDFQTKYIRSDENILDAISKADNRFGFIDLPIYLMLIKNGGNLTRQNFFTVKGNGYAFIMPKSSDWNTIFNDFLGDPKTKAKLADITAKYMGLELYKFMEGIYEEENLRASILTKEKELQLEQLRNTNLLLEKEKNTQLTFIIITVITSILLAIIFILFYREQKISNLLSRKNKQIEHQQRSIQSKNEQLYNRNLQLTSLNEEKNNLVKILAHDLRSPINQITGLLDILKLSHKNFNNEDENIIHQAQDSAQRLNQMITKILDFDALEGNRMKVMREEIDVRDLFDKVEKELEVTAIKKDTRIYYQLKENIQFESDHLFLTQILENIIVNAIKFSDPASEIFVSAEKKKDRVLFSIKDQGPGLTEEDKSLIFKKFQKLSAQPTAGENSTGLGLSIVKKYVDLLNGEVWVESEKGKGSTFFVALPNN
- a CDS encoding 5'-nucleotidase, lipoprotein e(P4) family, giving the protein MRSLIIIISVMTISACQQISQEKTSSADEKLSMQLGNATVWFQQSAEMEASFLQAYDKGKMLLKIKMDTLSNSGLKPAVVLDLDETVLDNSPYEARLFLEGENYGSESWENWCKEAQADALPGAVDFLNFADSLGLKIFYISNRKIGVFEPTLKNLKILKLPQAEKDHLLLRTTKSDKTERRVMVKADHQILLYVGDNLTDYSQKFAERDSVLGKDLVKKHQKELLHNFIMLPNPMYGEWESAVYGNDFSKTAKEKLDLRQKVLDTKL
- a CDS encoding sodium:solute symporter family protein, coding for MILNTIDWVILIGFLLISLGIGFWTSRKNKSASEFFAAGGKMPWWLLGVSMVATTFSTDTPNLVTDIVRQNGVSGNWAWWAFLLTGMLTVFVYAGLWKKSGVLTDVEFYELRYSGKAARFLRGFRAIYLGLLFNVMIMASVSLAAIKIGGVLLGLSPVQTVVIAGIITVIYSSLGGLRGVLFTDFLQFFLSLGGALVAAYVALNHPMVGGLDNLLTHENVVDKLSFFPSFSNHEMWVMLLIIPLLVQWWSTWYPGAEPGGGGYIAQRMFAAKNADHSIKAVLFFNVAHYAIRPWPWIIVALCSIIVFPDLDSFAKAFPAVNSGVATHDMGYPAMLTFIPAGLLGLVVTSLVAAYMSTISTHLNWGSSYLVNDVYKRFINPKATEGKQVLLGRLLTVVLMIFSMLMALVLENALQTFEILLQIGAGTGLIYILRWFWWRVNAISEIVAMVVSFLIALYFAFADQPFGFEELLSWQKLIIGVSITTVSWVTASFLTQKTTDEQLANFLNKVNPGGPGWKKIIARLSAKGLIQPKTQKWKVPTGIICMIAGSMGVYGFLFSTGLFIYGEILKASGLLLFSILCGFVIFKLYPKIIAED
- the hemB gene encoding porphobilinogen synthase produces the protein MLIRPRRNRKSAAIREMVEETTLTTKDFIFPLFLLEGQNKKVEVSSMPGIYRFTVDLMLKEIEECLKLGIKAFDIFPVVEEKHKDKMATKSADENFFYLKALKEIKAKFPEACIMTDVAMDPYSTDGHDGIVDENGNILNDETLDVLADMALAQAETGIDIIGPSDMMDGRVEYIREVLDDNGFENTSIMSYCAKYASAFYGPFRDALDSAPKSGDKKTYQMNPANKYEALIEAELDAQEGADFLMVKPALAYLDVIHLLKENNELPIAAYNVSGEYSMIKAAAERGWLDGEATMMESLLSIKRAGADVILSYFAKEAAKVLKG
- a CDS encoding DUF962 domain-containing protein; the encoded protein is MAERKYKSFKEFYPYYLSEHQDPTCRKLHFTGTALLFGVLAWALITQTYWGLALIPVVGYGFAWVGHFFFEKNKPATFTYPLWSLASDFKMFFQILIGKQPINPQR